From Sphingobacteriales bacterium:
ACGCCAGGCTCTACAAGTTCGGGTTCAGCTACGGGCGTTGTCCAAGATGTGCCTTTATCGCTCGAGTAGGTTATTTTGCGTTCGCCTTTAGAACGGATGGCCATATATAAACGACTGTCGTCGAGGGTAACAATTTTGGCTTCGTCTCCAACAGCCGATGCCTGCCCAGGCGAGGTTTGCCACGAATACCCGCCATCGTCGCTATATATCATAAAATTGCTAATAGTATTGCCCGAGTTTTTACGTGCGCCAATGGCAGCCACTATTTTGCCATCGGGCATTTGGTGGGCACTGCCCGAGGCTACCCAGGCGGCGTACCATCCGGGCAAATAAATTTGGTCTGAAAACTCTTTAGGTTCGCTCCATGTTTCACCCATGTCTGCGCTTCGCGCAACCTGAAAACGAATTTTATCGGTTGGGGTAGAGCCAAACAAGCCCTTATGCGAAGCGAAAAGGCAGAGCAAATCGCCCGATTTTTTGTCGTAAACCAAAGCGGGGTCGCTTGCCCCAAATTCGCCTAAATCTGCCACTACAACAGGTTCAGACCAGGTAATTCCACCGTCATCGCTAAATCGGCTAACAATATCAATATTGTTTGGCAGGTCGCCGTTGTTATTAATACGGGCATCTGCGGCTAAAATAACCCGTTTGCCAATACTTGCCAAAGCGGGTATGCGGTAGGCTGCCGAGCCAAAATCGCCCCCCGAAAACAAGAGCTTGTGTACTAATAAAACAGAACGAAGCGGAACAGCCGGCTCGATTGTGGGCATTATTTCTGCTCCATCTTGCTTGTAAGCACTAAGCTGAGCACCAATTAATGCGCCCTCGTTAGCATTAGTGGTAATATCGGCGCAAAGCCAAAAAACATTATTACCTTCGGTTAGCGGTTTAGAAAAATTAAATTCTACTTGTAAGTCTTTTATTTGAGCTTCGCCAAGTAGTTCGGCGGTAGCCAAATCGAGCCGGGGGGAGGTTCCGTTAAAATAAAGTTTTAGGTTTTGCATAGCCACGGTATCGGCTTGTGGATCTATGGAAAATTTTATATCGCTTATTGTCAAGGGGTTGTTTTCGCCCAAGGTTTTAAAATTTATAGACACTAAACGCTCATTTAGTTCGCCTATGCCTGTTGGTAGTTCGGGGTGGTATTGTTCTACTTCGGCAAGCGTCATATTGGCTGAATTTGGGTCTATACAAACGGCGTTATCTTCTAAGGTTCCGGGATGCTCACCCGTAAGGCTTGGTACGGTTTGGCCGTTTGCTGTTTCAAAATCCCAGGCTGCAATTAAATTTTCTTCCGTACCTAAAACGGTAGTTTTCATGTCAGCTAAAACCTCTACATCTGTTAATGCCTTAGACCAAATGCGAAAATCGTCTATATTGCCTCCCCAAAAAATATCTTTACCCGAAGATGCCCCAATTAAAAGGTCAAATTCATTCTCGAAACTTTCAGTGCCAATAACAGACGTGGTATTCGATTTTTCAAGAACTCCATCAACATAAACAAGCGACTGATTGGTTGCCGAATTAGCTACCAAGGCCAAATGGTGCCATTTGCCGTCGGTTATGCTTTGTATGCCAAAAGGGGGGCCAGCGTTTGCACCAGTTACGCTGCGCAAGTTGATACCAAACTCGCCCGATGATGTTTTGGTTATCATTTCATATCCGGGAAAATTGGCTGCGGTACCGCCGCGTTTGCAGGCAATTCTATAAAAATTGCTGTTGTTGGTTGATTTCGCCCAGCAAGATATACTAAAATTTTCGCCTGCTTCAAGGTCTAAATCGTTGTGGTCGGCAACAGACATAAAATCACCGTTTCCGTCGAGTTGTAGGGCCTTTCCTGATTGGGCAAATATAATTTGGTTAAAAAAAAACAACAGGATAAGTAAATAAAATTTAGGTAATTTCATACGTTTTTTATGGTTTAGTTTGGGCGTGGGTTGTAA
This genomic window contains:
- a CDS encoding exo-alpha-sialidase, which translates into the protein MKLPKFYLLILLFFFNQIIFAQSGKALQLDGNGDFMSVADHNDLDLEAGENFSISCWAKSTNNSNFYRIACKRGGTAANFPGYEMITKTSSGEFGINLRSVTGANAGPPFGIQSITDGKWHHLALVANSATNQSLVYVDGVLEKSNTTSVIGTESFENEFDLLIGASSGKDIFWGGNIDDFRIWSKALTDVEVLADMKTTVLGTEENLIAAWDFETANGQTVPSLTGEHPGTLEDNAVCIDPNSANMTLAEVEQYHPELPTGIGELNERLVSINFKTLGENNPLTISDIKFSIDPQADTVAMQNLKLYFNGTSPRLDLATAELLGEAQIKDLQVEFNFSKPLTEGNNVFWLCADITTNANEGALIGAQLSAYKQDGAEIMPTIEPAVPLRSVLLVHKLLFSGGDFGSAAYRIPALASIGKRVILAADARINNNGDLPNNIDIVSRFSDDGGITWSEPVVVADLGEFGASDPALVYDKKSGDLLCLFASHKGLFGSTPTDKIRFQVARSADMGETWSEPKEFSDQIYLPGWYAAWVASGSAHQMPDGKIVAAIGARKNSGNTISNFMIYSDDGGYSWQTSPGQASAVGDEAKIVTLDDSRLYMAIRSKGERKITYSSDKGTSWTTPVAEPELVEPGVNGDLIRYTTVKDGYNKSRLLFSIASHPTQRRNLTVFVSYDESETWGTKRVIYPGSSGYSALTSFEDGTIGLFYENGEYENYQLNFARFSLDWLTNGTDTWLPPLGIKGTELNETMFSISPNPACSSVKIRIDSPKNELMSIEAFDMVGKSVQMILPPSNRSGQQEVVWQTNDLNRGVYFLRFRCGEHAVVKKVIVL